A part of Olleya sp. Bg11-27 genomic DNA contains:
- a CDS encoding multidrug effflux MFS transporter produces the protein MQEKQTVKLEFIILMASLMSIVALAIDAILPAMSAIGISINSFDTGNNQLLITMIFLGLGFGQLLFGPLSDSFGRKPIVYIGFTVFALGSIVCVLSHSLEMMVAGRILQGIGLAAPRTIAIAIIRDMFKGDYMAKIMSFVTTFFILVPVIAPVMGKFILNHYNWTGIFYVQLVMAFIVSIWFWKRQPETLKPEYKIKFSRHEFIDGVRELIKYKETIGFTIISGFISGAFIVYLSASQVIFENQYGLIDEFPYIFAGLACGVGLSTFLNGSFVMRLGMWRLSYLAIIVFSVNAFLYVLLFWNAATNPSLTVILLFMAIQFFTIGFIFGNLRAIAMEPIGHIAGIGAAITGFVSTLMAVPIANFIGSFVKDTALPLFIGFTVFGTLSFLIFTYIKSTRKRKARA, from the coding sequence ATGCAAGAAAAACAGACTGTAAAACTAGAATTTATCATTTTAATGGCGTCGCTAATGTCTATTGTCGCTTTAGCAATAGATGCTATTTTACCTGCCATGTCAGCTATTGGTATCTCTATTAATAGTTTTGATACGGGTAATAATCAATTACTGATTACTATGATTTTTTTAGGTTTAGGTTTTGGGCAATTATTATTTGGACCTTTATCGGATAGTTTTGGACGAAAACCAATTGTATACATCGGTTTTACTGTATTTGCTTTAGGTAGTATTGTCTGTGTGCTTTCGCATAGTTTAGAAATGATGGTAGCCGGTCGTATCCTACAAGGGATAGGTTTAGCAGCACCAAGAACTATTGCTATTGCTATTATTAGAGATATGTTTAAAGGTGATTACATGGCAAAAATCATGTCTTTTGTAACTACTTTTTTTATTTTAGTACCTGTTATTGCTCCAGTAATGGGAAAATTTATATTAAACCATTATAATTGGACTGGTATCTTTTATGTCCAATTAGTTATGGCTTTTATAGTCAGTATTTGGTTTTGGAAAAGACAACCAGAAACCCTTAAACCTGAATACAAAATAAAATTTAGTAGACATGAATTTATTGATGGTGTCAGAGAACTAATAAAGTACAAAGAAACCATCGGGTTTACTATTATTTCTGGTTTTATCTCTGGTGCTTTTATTGTATATTTAAGTGCATCTCAAGTGATTTTTGAAAACCAATACGGTTTAATAGATGAGTTTCCATACATCTTTGCAGGATTGGCTTGTGGCGTGGGTTTATCAACCTTTTTAAACGGAAGTTTTGTGATGCGTTTAGGAATGTGGCGTCTATCTTATTTAGCTATTATAGTCTTTAGTGTCAATGCATTTTTATATGTCTTGTTATTCTGGAATGCTGCCACTAACCCCTCTTTAACGGTGATACTATTATTTATGGCTATTCAGTTTTTTACCATTGGTTTTATTTTTGGGAATTTAAGAGCCATTGCAATGGAACCTATTGGTCACATTGCAGGTATCGGAGCTGCCATTACAGGATTTGTGTCAACATTAATGGCGGTACCCATTGCTAATTTTATTGGTAGCTTTGTAAAAGATACTGCTTTACCTTTATTTATTGGCTTTACTGTTTTTGGAACGTTGTCTTTTTTAATATTTACATACATCAAATCGACTAGAAAGCGTAAAGCACGTGCTTAA
- a CDS encoding MarC family NAAT transporter encodes MELFLVVFGALFSIMNPLGTVPVFVGLTEELSKKERSVTAFWTAIDVLVILVLSFFAGQYILSFFGISLNALKIAGGLIITSSGFALLTGKFREHKGMKRKKVQEDIHTRDAISLTPLAIPMLAGPGTISLLITYNQEFVLTSEILIIVGAILLATVSIYIILKSAHFIVRFLGASGINALSRIIGFIVIAIGVEYIISSVVDILTSIKG; translated from the coding sequence ATGGAATTATTTTTAGTCGTATTTGGTGCTTTATTTTCGATAATGAATCCTTTAGGAACGGTACCTGTATTTGTAGGTTTAACAGAAGAACTGAGCAAAAAAGAACGGTCTGTCACAGCTTTTTGGACAGCGATAGATGTGCTAGTCATTTTAGTGCTTTCGTTTTTTGCTGGACAATATATATTGTCTTTTTTTGGAATTAGTCTTAATGCTTTGAAGATAGCAGGAGGGCTGATAATTACCTCGTCTGGATTTGCTTTGTTAACAGGTAAGTTTAGAGAACATAAAGGGATGAAGCGTAAAAAAGTACAGGAAGATATACATACGCGTGATGCTATTAGTTTAACGCCATTAGCCATACCTATGTTAGCAGGACCAGGGACTATCTCTTTACTAATAACCTATAACCAAGAATTTGTTTTAACTTCTGAAATATTAATTATTGTGGGAGCGATTCTCTTGGCAACGGTGTCAATTTATATTATCTTAAAAAGTGCTCATTTTATAGTGCGATTTTTAGGTGCATCAGGTATTAATGCTCTATCAAGAATCATAGGGTTTATTGTAATAGCAATAGGTGTAGAGTATATTATATCTTCGGTTGTAGATATACTAACGTCTATAAAAGGATAA
- a CDS encoding cytochrome-c peroxidase, with product MKSYHSFIIILTLLLSLSACKTDKTETIDVIHWDVAQNYYIDNLDIASKYLDSLKTEGLTGKNTKYYFKLAREAFKKAEPFASYLNPEVGHRANGPALPVYKEDTGKILKPIGLQKIEESIYEQETSIIDFEQEIYVTKGLFSILKGNMEKRMLTPQRFFIATHQQLLRIVSLGISGFDTPVSHLGLSESAVSLNSLKIIYENTIQSLIIKKDSTLDKDFKDNITKAIQFTKSNTDFDTFDRFAFTRDYLNPITRNWVSIRKTAAIWEPTNTEPFNFEAPTFFESNSFNLNYFTPTTNRNPSDKQIALGEKLFFDTQLSANNSMACVTCHSPALGYADAMILNLDNNGNKLQRNTPTLINSAFQKSFFWDGRSETMIEQISSVFLNDKEFNTNVHTFSEAILQDTTYVKLFKEAYGQVPKNNANVIKALSSYISTLNGFDSKFDRNIRGEIDTYTEEETLGYNLFMGKALCATCHFMPLTNGTVPPFYNDTEKEVIGVPKNADNKENDTDLGFYFKYKEDLHKGMFKTPTLRNIDITGPYMHNGVYQTLEEVLNFYNLGGGGGLGFDLEHQTLPFDNLDLTEPEQQAIIAYMKTLTDNPEVY from the coding sequence ATGAAATCATACCATTCGTTTATAATTATTCTTACCTTATTATTAAGTCTTTCTGCTTGTAAAACTGATAAAACAGAAACCATAGACGTCATCCATTGGGACGTTGCTCAAAATTATTATATCGATAATTTAGATATCGCTTCTAAGTATTTAGATAGTTTAAAAACCGAAGGTCTTACTGGTAAAAACACCAAGTATTATTTTAAACTAGCCCGCGAAGCTTTTAAAAAAGCAGAACCCTTTGCTTCCTATTTAAATCCTGAAGTTGGACATAGAGCTAATGGTCCTGCTCTTCCTGTTTATAAAGAAGACACTGGCAAAATATTAAAACCAATAGGTCTTCAAAAAATTGAAGAAAGTATTTATGAGCAAGAAACTTCTATTATTGATTTCGAGCAAGAAATTTATGTTACCAAAGGACTCTTTTCAATATTAAAAGGAAACATGGAGAAAAGAATGCTCACCCCACAACGTTTTTTTATTGCAACGCATCAACAATTATTACGCATTGTAAGCTTGGGGATTTCTGGTTTTGACACACCTGTTAGCCATTTAGGACTTTCGGAAAGCGCAGTATCTTTAAATAGCTTAAAAATTATTTATGAAAATACAATTCAATCTTTAATCATAAAAAAAGATTCGACTTTGGATAAAGACTTTAAAGACAATATCACTAAAGCCATTCAGTTTACAAAAAGCAATACCGATTTTGATACGTTTGATCGGTTTGCATTTACTAGAGATTATCTTAATCCTATAACACGTAATTGGGTGTCTATTAGAAAAACAGCTGCTATTTGGGAACCGACTAATACCGAGCCTTTTAATTTTGAAGCACCAACTTTTTTTGAAAGCAATAGCTTCAACTTAAACTATTTTACACCTACTACCAATAGAAATCCTAGTGATAAACAAATTGCTTTAGGCGAAAAATTATTTTTTGACACACAACTTTCAGCCAATAACAGTATGGCTTGTGTCACCTGCCATAGTCCTGCTTTAGGTTATGCTGACGCTATGATTCTTAACTTAGATAATAATGGTAATAAATTACAGCGCAATACACCAACCTTAATAAATAGCGCCTTTCAAAAAAGCTTTTTTTGGGATGGGCGGTCAGAAACCATGATCGAGCAAATCTCATCTGTATTTTTAAATGACAAGGAGTTTAATACTAATGTTCACACATTTTCTGAAGCGATTTTACAAGACACAACTTATGTAAAATTATTCAAAGAAGCGTATGGACAAGTGCCAAAAAATAATGCTAATGTTATCAAAGCGTTATCCTCTTACATTTCTACATTAAACGGTTTTGATTCTAAATTTGATAGAAACATCAGAGGAGAAATCGATACTTACACAGAAGAGGAAACACTAGGTTATAATTTATTTATGGGAAAAGCACTATGCGCCACATGCCATTTTATGCCATTAACAAACGGAACAGTCCCTCCTTTTTATAACGACACTGAAAAAGAAGTCATTGGTGTTCCAAAAAATGCCGATAATAAAGAGAATGATACTGATTTAGGGTTTTACTTTAAATATAAAGAAGACTTACATAAAGGCATGTTTAAAACACCAACGTTAAGAAATATAGACATTACCGGCCCCTATATGCATAACGGTGTTTATCAAACTTTAGAAGAAGTTCTTAATTTTTACAACCTTGGAGGTGGCGGTGGTTTAGGTTTCGATTTAGAACACCAAACCCTTCCTTTTGATAATTTAGACCTTACAGAACCCGAGCAACAAGCCATTATCGCCTACATGAAAACACTAACAGATAATCCCGAAGTGTATTAA
- a CDS encoding DUF294 nucleotidyltransferase-like domain-containing protein translates to MKNTIAERILDFLKGFPPFNALNHEQLFAIASEVKVLYLEKDTFLFKQNEDLHDSFYVVKDGAIGVFRGDKLVDECDEGDIFGLRALIRKDHYLLDAKAIEESIVYSISSKLLEDIIINNKKANQFIIASFATNTRNPYSNEDKGTLFANVAILKPEASTFTEVQSVNYSKNPIVCGINTSIKEASLIMSQNKVGSIIITENKLPIGIITDKDLRNKVATGLHPISEQVETIMSKPVMTFPENISVAEAQIAMLTNDISHLCITTDGTSNSDLIGILSEHDIIVIHGNNPSVLIKEIKRATSAESLKYIREKAQDLLKGYLKQSMPISFVSKIISAINDAITKRVIHLSIAEFDKAPPVSFAWLAIGSQGRKEQLLFTDQDNALVYEDIIEESKTKAYFLKLAKSVNDKLAIVGFELCPANMMASNPKWCLSVSDWKSQFTNWITHPDEDKMMLCNIFFDYDIVYGNPNLVSQMSDSIFQAIDNYSIFLNFMGRNVLKNPPPLSFFRNFLVEDSGEHKDQFDIKLRAIMPLVDAARVLILSHNVKEFNSTIARYQKLVELEPQNKGLYESCIYAFRILLRFRTKQGLKNKDSGRYIDVKNLSKSNKLKLKGCFKPIKDIQELLSTRYKLSQML, encoded by the coding sequence ATGAAAAACACCATTGCCGAACGTATTTTAGATTTTCTTAAAGGCTTCCCTCCTTTTAATGCTTTAAACCATGAGCAATTATTTGCTATTGCGTCAGAAGTCAAAGTGTTATACCTAGAAAAAGATACGTTTCTGTTTAAACAGAACGAAGATTTACACGACTCCTTTTACGTGGTAAAAGATGGTGCAATTGGTGTTTTTAGGGGAGACAAATTGGTAGACGAATGTGATGAAGGTGATATTTTTGGGCTAAGAGCACTTATCCGTAAAGATCATTATTTGTTAGATGCAAAAGCCATTGAAGAGAGTATTGTATACAGTATATCTTCAAAATTATTGGAGGATATTATAATTAATAATAAAAAGGCCAATCAGTTTATAATTGCAAGTTTTGCAACTAATACCCGTAATCCGTATAGTAATGAGGACAAAGGGACTTTATTTGCTAATGTTGCCATTTTAAAACCAGAAGCCTCTACTTTTACAGAAGTACAATCGGTTAACTACTCTAAAAACCCCATCGTTTGTGGTATTAATACAAGTATAAAAGAGGCCTCATTAATTATGAGCCAAAATAAAGTAGGTTCCATAATTATTACAGAAAACAAACTACCAATTGGAATTATAACGGATAAAGATCTGCGTAATAAAGTCGCTACGGGTTTACATCCCATCTCGGAACAAGTGGAAACTATAATGTCTAAACCAGTGATGACGTTTCCTGAAAATATATCTGTTGCAGAAGCACAAATTGCAATGCTAACAAACGATATTTCTCACTTATGTATTACTACGGATGGCACATCAAACTCGGACCTTATTGGCATCTTATCAGAACACGATATAATTGTTATCCACGGTAACAATCCTTCCGTTTTAATTAAAGAAATTAAACGTGCGACCTCTGCAGAATCCTTAAAATACATCAGAGAAAAGGCGCAAGACTTACTTAAAGGCTATCTTAAACAAAGTATGCCAATTAGTTTTGTTTCAAAGATTATATCTGCTATTAATGACGCCATTACCAAACGTGTTATTCATTTGTCTATTGCAGAGTTTGATAAAGCACCGCCTGTATCTTTTGCATGGTTAGCGATTGGTAGTCAAGGTCGAAAAGAGCAACTATTATTTACAGATCAAGACAATGCGTTGGTGTATGAAGATATTATTGAAGAAAGTAAAACCAAAGCCTATTTTTTAAAATTAGCCAAATCCGTTAACGATAAATTAGCCATTGTTGGTTTTGAATTATGTCCTGCAAATATGATGGCTAGCAATCCAAAATGGTGCTTATCCGTATCTGATTGGAAATCTCAATTTACCAATTGGATTACACATCCTGACGAAGACAAAATGATGTTATGTAATATCTTTTTTGACTATGATATTGTTTACGGAAACCCTAATTTGGTTAGTCAAATGTCTGACAGTATTTTTCAAGCGATTGATAATTATAGTATTTTCTTGAATTTTATGGGTCGAAATGTTTTAAAAAACCCGCCACCTTTAAGTTTCTTCCGAAATTTTCTAGTCGAAGACTCCGGAGAACATAAAGATCAGTTTGATATTAAACTTCGTGCCATTATGCCGCTTGTAGATGCTGCCCGTGTGTTAATCCTTTCTCATAATGTCAAAGAATTTAATAGCACCATTGCACGCTATCAAAAACTTGTCGAGCTAGAACCTCAAAACAAAGGTTTATACGAGTCTTGTATCTATGCTTTCAGAATTCTTTTACGTTTTAGAACCAAGCAAGGCTTAAAAAACAAAGACTCTGGACGCTACATAGATGTAAAAAACTTAAGTAAATCCAATAAACTAAAACTTAAAGGTTGTTTTAAACCTATCAAAGAC